From Rhodococcus sp. B7740, one genomic window encodes:
- a CDS encoding protealysin inhibitor emfourin: MSLRIEVLRTGGVAGMSKRGVVETDEPEWQSLVEAAQPYIADQQAADPAESNARDTFVWSVSVGEHSCRVGDSSLTGPLRDLAERTLREGRVR, encoded by the coding sequence ATGAGCCTGCGCATCGAGGTACTGCGAACCGGTGGTGTCGCCGGGATGTCCAAGCGCGGCGTCGTCGAGACCGACGAGCCGGAATGGCAGTCGTTGGTCGAGGCCGCGCAGCCGTACATCGCCGATCAGCAGGCCGCCGATCCGGCCGAGTCCAACGCCCGCGACACCTTCGTGTGGAGTGTGTCGGTGGGTGAGCACTCGTGCCGGGTGGGCGATTCCAGCCTGACCGGCCCGCTACGCGACCTCGCGGAGCGCACACTCCGCGAGGGTCGCGTCCGGTAG
- a CDS encoding TetR/AcrR family transcriptional regulator — MTIPHSEVGRTYRGADPRQRQQERRIRLLDAAVEVFGTTGYRTATVEKVCSEAGLTKRYFYESFTNSEDLLMATYARATDAMRENILAGAAAEADSTEQVLRAALTGFFTFVAENPKSARIAFVEILGVSSTVDALYRKTTTSFSETVLQVAEAVGSGHGLAGPNRRTLAMGLVGAVLTIAQQWLLSPEREPLDSVIASAHTILAAVVFGRVDG, encoded by the coding sequence GTGACCATCCCTCACAGTGAAGTCGGCCGCACCTACCGAGGTGCCGATCCTCGGCAGCGGCAGCAGGAGCGTCGGATTCGCCTGCTCGACGCAGCCGTCGAAGTCTTCGGAACCACCGGCTACCGGACCGCAACCGTGGAGAAGGTGTGCAGCGAGGCGGGCCTGACCAAGCGCTACTTCTACGAGTCCTTCACCAACAGCGAGGACCTGCTGATGGCGACCTACGCCCGCGCCACCGACGCCATGCGCGAGAACATCCTGGCCGGTGCCGCCGCCGAGGCCGACTCCACCGAGCAGGTGCTTCGAGCCGCTCTCACCGGCTTCTTCACCTTCGTCGCCGAGAATCCGAAATCTGCGCGCATCGCCTTCGTCGAGATTCTCGGGGTCTCGTCCACCGTCGATGCGCTCTACCGCAAGACCACGACCTCGTTCTCGGAGACCGTGCTCCAGGTGGCCGAGGCGGTCGGTTCCGGCCACGGGCTCGCCGGGCCGAACCGTCGAACACTGGCTATGGGCCTGGTGGGCGCGGTCCTCACCATCGCCCAACAATGGCTGCTCTCTCCCGAGCGCGAACCGTTGGATTCGGTGATCGCCAGCGCCCACACCATCCTGGCCGCCGTGGTCTTCGGCCGCGTCGACGGTTGA
- a CDS encoding flavin-containing monooxygenase: protein MTAVLPTPEVDVLIIGAGLSGIGAARHLGHDLPGKTYAILESRGAIGGTWDLFRYPGIRSDSDMYTLGYSFKPWMGEKSIADGTDIRNYIVETAREAGVEKHIRFHHKVVALEWSSEQQFWTVTAHRSDTNETVTVTASFVFSCSGYYDYDKGFSPEFAGQDKFGGQVIHPQHWPEDLDWSGKKIVVIGSGATAITLAPNLARDAEHVTLLQRSPSYVLSLPSQDPIALTLRKRLPKKLAYSATRLKNVSMAMLIYTLSQKYPEFMKKRIRTMQEGWLPKGYDLDTHFTPSYNPWDQRLCLVPDNDLFRSIRKDEVSIVTDHIDTFTETGLKLKSGQHLDADIVVTATGLNLSALGGAAFRVDGKDVDLPSTMAYKGMMLTGIPNFAFVVGYTNASWTLKADMVSNYVMRLLAHMDEKGYSTVELERDPSIDEEPFLDFAAGYVLRAVDNFPRQGSETPWKLRMNYFRDLPVLRYGKVVDKAMKFGRPRAKVSVGS, encoded by the coding sequence ATGACTGCCGTACTGCCCACTCCCGAGGTCGACGTCCTCATCATCGGTGCCGGCCTGTCCGGGATCGGTGCCGCGCGCCACCTCGGGCACGATCTGCCCGGCAAGACCTACGCAATTCTCGAGAGCCGCGGCGCTATCGGGGGAACGTGGGATCTGTTCCGCTACCCCGGGATTCGCTCCGACTCCGACATGTACACCCTCGGATACAGCTTCAAGCCGTGGATGGGGGAGAAATCAATCGCCGACGGCACCGATATCCGCAACTACATCGTCGAGACCGCGCGAGAAGCAGGCGTCGAGAAGCACATCCGGTTCCATCACAAGGTCGTCGCTCTCGAATGGTCGTCCGAGCAGCAGTTCTGGACGGTGACCGCGCATCGAAGCGATACGAACGAGACGGTCACGGTCACCGCGTCGTTCGTGTTCTCCTGCAGCGGCTACTACGACTACGACAAGGGCTTCAGTCCCGAGTTCGCCGGACAGGACAAGTTCGGCGGCCAGGTGATCCACCCGCAGCACTGGCCCGAGGATTTGGACTGGTCGGGCAAGAAGATCGTCGTGATCGGCAGTGGTGCCACGGCAATCACGTTGGCCCCCAATCTGGCTCGCGATGCCGAGCACGTCACGTTGCTGCAGCGCTCGCCCAGCTACGTCCTCTCACTTCCGTCGCAGGATCCGATTGCGCTGACCCTTCGCAAGCGCCTGCCGAAGAAATTGGCGTACAGCGCCACTCGGCTCAAGAACGTGTCCATGGCGATGCTGATCTACACCCTGAGCCAGAAGTACCCGGAGTTCATGAAGAAGCGGATCCGGACGATGCAGGAAGGGTGGCTGCCGAAGGGATACGACCTCGACACCCACTTCACCCCGTCCTACAACCCGTGGGATCAGCGGCTGTGCCTGGTGCCCGACAACGATCTGTTTCGCTCGATTCGCAAAGACGAGGTCTCGATCGTCACCGACCACATCGACACGTTCACCGAGACCGGACTGAAGCTGAAGTCCGGCCAGCACCTCGATGCCGATATCGTCGTCACCGCAACGGGACTGAATCTGTCTGCATTGGGCGGCGCCGCGTTCCGCGTCGACGGCAAGGACGTCGACCTGCCCAGCACCATGGCCTACAAGGGCATGATGCTCACCGGTATCCCCAACTTCGCCTTCGTCGTCGGATACACCAACGCCTCGTGGACGCTCAAAGCCGACATGGTCTCGAACTACGTGATGCGACTGCTCGCGCACATGGACGAGAAGGGATACAGCACCGTCGAACTCGAGCGCGACCCGTCCATCGACGAAGAACCGTTCCTCGACTTCGCCGCGGGCTACGTTCTGCGCGCGGTGGACAACTTCCCCAGGCAGGGCAGCGAGACCCCGTGGAAGCTGCGCATGAACTACTTCCGCGACCTTCCGGTGCTGCGCTACGGCAAGGTGGTGGACAAGGCCATGAAGTTCGGCCGTCCGCGCGCGAAGGTCTCGGTCGGATCCTGA
- the surE gene encoding 5'/3'-nucleotidase SurE, with product MRALITNDDGVSSEGIALLARVAVEAGLDVVVAAPHEERSGASASLTGMGVDDHLGIGSVAIAGLPDVPAYAVQASPALIAFVATRGAFGDPPDLVLSGINHGPNTGAAVLHSGTVGAALTALTHRVPAMALSSIATEPTHWATAEHVARIAVTWMMSHGPSDAVVNVNVPDVPLTELAGIVPASLARYGAVQAEIGDRGEDFVTVRFDEIRAEDDDSDASLLARNWATLTAIRPPSEVEGIDLSAMRS from the coding sequence TCACCAACGACGACGGCGTGTCCAGTGAGGGCATCGCCCTGCTCGCACGCGTGGCAGTGGAAGCCGGTCTCGACGTCGTCGTCGCCGCGCCGCACGAGGAGCGCAGCGGGGCCAGCGCGTCCTTGACGGGCATGGGCGTCGACGATCACCTCGGTATCGGATCCGTCGCCATTGCCGGTCTTCCCGACGTCCCGGCCTACGCGGTGCAGGCGTCACCCGCTCTCATCGCGTTCGTGGCCACCCGCGGGGCGTTCGGCGACCCCCCGGATCTGGTGCTCTCCGGAATCAACCACGGACCGAACACCGGTGCCGCCGTATTGCATTCGGGCACGGTCGGAGCCGCTTTGACGGCACTGACGCATCGGGTCCCGGCAATGGCGCTGTCGTCGATCGCCACGGAGCCCACCCATTGGGCGACGGCCGAGCACGTGGCCCGCATCGCGGTGACGTGGATGATGTCCCACGGCCCGTCCGATGCCGTCGTCAACGTCAACGTCCCGGACGTTCCGCTCACGGAGTTGGCGGGAATCGTGCCCGCATCTCTGGCCCGTTACGGCGCGGTCCAGGCCGAAATAGGCGATCGCGGGGAGGATTTCGTCACCGTTCGTTTCGACGAGATCCGAGCCGAGGACGACGATTCCGACGCGTCGCTGTTGGCCCGCAACTGGGCGACGTTGACGGCGATCCGTCCGCCCAGCGAGGTGGAGGGAATCGACCTGTCGGCGATGCGCAGCTGA
- a CDS encoding NADPH-dependent F420 reductase gives MKIGIIGSGLIGGTLVRRWAALGHEIRFSNSRDPETLADLAAETGATAVWAAEAAQDADLVLLSIPQKNVPDLAPGIASARKPGAPIIETNNYYPQQRDGLIEDIEGGTPESVWVSQQLGEPVIKAFNGIWYKHLLEKGVPAGTRGRIALPIAGDDDDSKKLVFSVIDELGFDPVDGGTLAQSWRQQPGTPSYGRDFGIDALVEALGQATDERSAEWKA, from the coding sequence ATGAAAATTGGAATCATCGGAAGTGGACTGATCGGCGGCACCCTCGTTCGGCGTTGGGCGGCGCTCGGTCACGAGATCAGATTCTCGAATTCACGTGACCCGGAAACGCTGGCGGACCTGGCAGCGGAGACCGGAGCGACGGCCGTCTGGGCCGCGGAGGCCGCGCAGGACGCAGACCTGGTGCTGCTGAGCATTCCGCAGAAGAACGTTCCCGATCTCGCTCCGGGAATTGCTTCCGCCCGCAAGCCCGGGGCCCCGATCATCGAGACCAACAACTACTACCCGCAGCAGCGGGACGGATTGATCGAGGACATCGAGGGTGGGACGCCCGAAAGCGTGTGGGTCTCCCAGCAACTCGGCGAGCCGGTCATCAAGGCGTTCAACGGAATCTGGTACAAGCACCTGCTCGAGAAGGGTGTGCCCGCCGGGACCAGAGGTCGAATCGCACTACCGATCGCAGGCGACGACGACGATTCGAAGAAGCTGGTCTTCTCGGTCATCGACGAGCTCGGATTCGACCCCGTCGACGGCGGAACCCTCGCCCAGTCGTGGCGTCAGCAGCCGGGAACGCCGTCGTACGGCAGGGACTTCGGAATCGACGCCCTCGTCGAGGCGCTGGGTCAGGCCACCGACGAACGCAGTGCGGAGTGGAAGGCCTGA
- a CDS encoding SDR family oxidoreductase produces MAASTLRNKVVLITGAARGIGAATARALAGRGAQLILVDVDEAPLREVAAQLKATAFVADVRNLDDMQRAVDGGIEAYGGIDLVLANAGIASYGSIMQVDPATFQRVMDINVMGVFNTVRAALPSLIERNGYILVVSSLAAFTPCPGLAAYNASKAAAEHFANALRLEVNYRGVDVGSAHMAWIDTPMVQDAKSDLTAFQDLLAVLPGPLGKTMTVDQCVDAFVDGLAKRKRRVYVPRWVGAASWFKAVITSRVGDRSMLEHVPTILPKMDEEVARLGRSESARNKTS; encoded by the coding sequence ATGGCGGCGTCGACGCTACGGAACAAGGTCGTTCTGATCACCGGGGCGGCACGGGGGATCGGTGCCGCGACCGCGCGGGCGCTCGCCGGCCGAGGTGCCCAGCTGATCCTCGTCGATGTCGACGAAGCCCCGCTCCGTGAGGTCGCGGCCCAGTTGAAGGCAACCGCGTTCGTCGCCGACGTCCGGAACCTCGACGACATGCAGCGGGCCGTCGACGGCGGAATCGAGGCGTACGGCGGCATCGACCTGGTGCTCGCGAACGCCGGAATCGCCAGCTACGGATCGATCATGCAGGTCGATCCCGCCACGTTCCAACGTGTCATGGACATCAACGTGATGGGCGTGTTCAACACCGTCCGCGCTGCGCTGCCGTCGCTCATCGAACGCAACGGCTACATCCTCGTCGTCTCCTCGCTCGCGGCGTTCACCCCGTGCCCCGGCCTGGCCGCGTACAACGCCAGTAAGGCTGCAGCAGAACACTTTGCGAATGCGCTCCGGCTCGAGGTCAACTACCGAGGCGTCGACGTCGGCTCGGCACACATGGCCTGGATCGATACGCCGATGGTGCAGGACGCCAAGTCCGACCTCACCGCATTCCAGGATCTGCTCGCGGTGCTCCCGGGCCCGCTGGGCAAGACGATGACCGTCGACCAGTGCGTCGATGCCTTCGTCGACGGCCTGGCCAAGCGCAAGCGTCGCGTCTACGTGCCGCGGTGGGTGGGAGCAGCGTCGTGGTTCAAAGCCGTCATCACCTCGCGGGTCGGCGATCGCAGCATGCTCGAACACGTGCCGACGATCCTGCCGAAGATGGACGAGGAAGTGGCCCGCCTCGGCAGGTCCGAGAGCGCTCGCAACAAGACCAGCTGA
- a CDS encoding M4 family metallopeptidase has product MTFHSVVPPFLLERLQGPGARATLLADREMRAGREVVQARTAIAPRTGGTLERTISDAQSTRDLPGRQVRAEGEDPTGDAATDEAYDGLGATYAFFDEVYGYSSLDGSGLPLDATVHYGQDYDNAFWDGSRMVFGDGDGEVFARFTVSLGVIAHELAHGFTQYTTPLEYKDQAGALNESISDVFGALVEQYTAGQNAEDASWLIGEGLFLPAVQGQALRSLLEPGTAYDDDVLGKDPQPASMDDFVVTTEDDGGVHINSGIPNRAFAVAATTLGGPAWDRIGQVWFDTMTVGGLSPTVDFAGFSAATLAAATKRFGAGSDVAEAVATGWSTVGVKTTGLESLPKPSDDRV; this is encoded by the coding sequence ATGACGTTCCATTCTGTAGTTCCACCGTTTCTGCTCGAGCGGCTGCAGGGGCCGGGTGCTCGCGCCACTCTGCTCGCCGATCGTGAGATGCGCGCAGGCCGCGAGGTGGTGCAGGCGCGCACCGCCATCGCCCCGCGCACCGGCGGCACGCTCGAGCGCACGATCTCCGACGCGCAGTCCACTCGTGATCTACCCGGCCGGCAGGTACGTGCCGAGGGCGAGGATCCCACGGGCGATGCCGCGACCGACGAAGCGTACGACGGCCTCGGTGCCACATACGCGTTCTTCGACGAGGTCTACGGCTACTCGAGTCTCGACGGAAGCGGCCTGCCCCTCGACGCGACCGTGCACTACGGCCAGGACTACGACAACGCGTTCTGGGACGGCTCGCGCATGGTGTTCGGCGACGGTGACGGTGAGGTGTTCGCTCGATTCACCGTCTCGCTCGGCGTCATCGCACACGAACTCGCGCACGGGTTCACGCAGTACACCACCCCGCTCGAGTACAAGGACCAGGCCGGCGCGCTGAACGAGTCGATCTCCGATGTGTTCGGCGCATTGGTCGAGCAGTACACAGCCGGGCAGAACGCCGAGGACGCCTCGTGGCTGATCGGCGAAGGCCTGTTCCTGCCTGCAGTGCAAGGTCAGGCGTTGCGCTCGCTGCTCGAGCCCGGAACCGCCTACGACGACGACGTGCTCGGCAAGGATCCGCAGCCGGCCAGCATGGACGATTTCGTCGTCACCACCGAGGACGACGGTGGCGTGCACATCAATTCGGGTATCCCGAACCGCGCGTTCGCCGTTGCGGCCACCACGCTCGGCGGTCCGGCCTGGGACCGCATCGGGCAGGTGTGGTTCGACACGATGACCGTCGGCGGACTGTCCCCGACAGTCGATTTCGCCGGGTTCTCGGCCGCGACCCTCGCCGCAGCAACCAAGCGATTCGGAGCCGGTTCCGACGTTGCCGAGGCCGTGGCCACGGGTTGGTCTACCGTGGGGGTGAAGACAACAGGGCTCGAGTCCCTACCGAAGCCGAGCGACGATCGGGTGTGA